In Candidatus Bathyarchaeota archaeon, the genomic stretch GAAGCTTTGCGCAAAGTGGATTTCGTGGCAATCTCAATAGACAGCTTGGACGCAGCGAAAAACGATTACATAAAAGGCGTTGATGGTTCGTGGAAGAAAGCGGTGGAAACCGTGGAAACCCTGCACAAGGAGGGCATAAAAGTCGCGGTCACACCCACAATTTCGCAGCTGAACCTCTACGAGATTCTGGATATCACAAACCATTTTTCTCAGAAAGGAATCCCACTGTGGTACTGCCTTTACTCGTTCGACCTTTCGGTAGACGCAAACCAGCTTTTCAGAATCGGCAAAGCAAACGACGAATTCATAATAAAAGACAAGCAGGCAATGGTTAAACTGTGCGACGCGCTTATCGAGATGAAAAAGAAAAACGACAAAATCCTCATGACCACCCGACTGCTAAAGGCGCTTAGAAGCCTCTACGCAGAGGACAAGCGAACATGGAGTTGCCGAGCACTCCAAAACTTCTTCATAATAGACCACTTGGGCAGAATCGCGGGGTGCCACAGCCACAACTTTGCAGGCTCAGTGTTTGATCTGCCAAAAACTTGGAACAGCGAGAAATTCAGCGCCCTCAGGAAAACTTACCGAGAATGCAGCCAATGCACGTATCTGTGCTACATTTTCTACTCGCTACACGGCAGCCCTTACGGAAACCTGCTACTGGCTAAAGACCAATGGAAAAACGCACGCCTATTGCTAAATAAGAAAGATGCCAAACCTGAGATAGGTAAATGAGAATAATTCATTCGTATTTTCAGCTGCGAATTCTATGAGTGAAAGGTTTGCTGAGGGCTCTGAGCTGGCGAAACTATAGGAGAAAAAGAGAGAAATGCAACCTCTCGAAACAACAGCTACTGCTGCTACTGCAATTGCCATTGCTTTTCCGCTCGGAGTCCTTTTCAGCCCCATTTTTTCTCCATTGCATGTGATTCTTGCTTATGGAAGACTAAAAAAGGGGAAATTTAGTTTGGTTTTGCCGCATGGCTACTTTTTCCTTAGTATTAACAAGCCAACTATAGCGACTGCAATTATTATCGCGATTACTCCGCCAATAATGGTCCACGTTGGGTCAATTGGTTGCGGATATTCAGGTGGTTGTGTTGCTGGTGGCGCTTCGTCAACGTTAATGGCTGTTTCAGCGTACGAGCTGTAGTAGGATTTGGAGCCTGCAAATGTGGCTATGATGGTGTATTCGCCTGGAACTTCGGGAACAAACGCCTTCTTGAATAAGCCGCTGGCGTCGCTGGTGACAGTGCCTATATGGACAAAGTTGCCGTTTGGATCAAGAGCATCCAACGTTATTTCAACACCCGTTGCATTTGTAGGCATTGCCTGTTGCTGGTATAGGTATTCCATCCACGCACTCATGCTATCGTCAGCTATCGCTGGAGTACCAGCGGCGGGGATGCCGAGGCAAGTTTCTCCTGGAGACTGATCAGTTATGGTACCTTCTACTAGTACGCTGCCGCCATATACTGAAACTTTAGGTGAAGCGGAAACTGTTGTAGCTGATAATCCTTTGCCGTAGGCGTAAATCTGGTTGTCATAGCAATTAAACGAGACAAATACGCCGTCTGCTGCAGGGAAACTGTTGCATTGAGTACCACCAAAGTCCAATGTGCTCCATAGTTCCTCTCCCGAAGTAGCGTTTATGCAGTAAAGCTTGGCGCCCTTGAAAAAGGGCGGAGTGTAATCGTGGCTTGACGCAATGTAAAGCTTGTTGTCCGCAAGAGTTGCAGGAGTGGTTGGCCAGAAAGGCCATGAACCGTAGGGTGTCTCTCCCATAGCACTCCCAGCGTTCCAATTCCACTTGAGATCCCCTGTAGTGATATCATAACAGTACACTTCTCCGCCAAGAGTCCATGTGTAAAGGCTGCCGTAACCAATAACTCCCTGTGCAGCAGTGTAACCACCATAAGCGCCGTAATATCCCCAAGCATTGTCGTAGGGTTTAGTTGGACCCCATAGTTTTGCTCCTGTTTTGATGCTGTAGCCAGACCATGTCATCGACTGCTGTGTGAATTCAGTGAAGACACCTTTTCCAGCAGGACCAAGAAACACGTTTGTCCATGGGGGCAGCGTTCGGTTTACTGGACCCCACAATAAATGCCCATCAACTGCGCTGTAGCCTACGTCAATCCGATAGCCTGGTTGAGACCCACCGGGGATACCCATGAAACCAGATTGATAAGTCACAAATACTGCATCATCAGAAATGGCGCCGATACTTGGAGAAAACGCTATAGGTACGCCTGAAATGTTGGTAGGTACTGGTATGCTCCATTCGATTCCACCTTTCCAGTCAATGGTCGCTCCTTGAGGAGGTCGCCAAGTTTCTCTGGGACTATAACCTGCACCCAAGTATGGGGTGCCTGCAGCGATACACTTGCTTGCGTTCCACATAATCAAGTTGCCTCCGGCAATGGTGTAACTTAGAATTTCTCCATTGGGACCTTCCGCGAGTTTCTGAGAAGTCGCACCACTAGTCACACCAGTTACAAGAGAGACATTGGCAATGTTCAGTATCCATTGACCAGTCATGGCGTCATACATCGACCACGTAGTACCACTGGCAGTAAATAGGTATGCGTGTGCTCCGTACTGGTTCCCTGTTTGGAAGTTGTACACCATGCCGCATTTCAGTGATCCAGAAACATTTGCAGTCCATCGTGTTCGCCCTGTACGCAGGTCTACCGCAGTCAATGGTCCTGGATTGCTTGTAGACCCGGGATACGAAGTGTAGTAAAGAATACCGTAAAGGACTACTGGTGCAAATTTGGCTTCGTATGCTGTTCCTGTGGCATACACACTTGTGTCAGTCGCGCCAAACTCTCCTCCAATCTGGCCTCCAAAGGCAAGAGGTTTCGTCCATAACACATGAGCACTTTCTGGAGCTGTCGTGTAGGGAT encodes the following:
- a CDS encoding radical SAM protein; translation: EALRKVDFVAISIDSLDAAKNDYIKGVDGSWKKAVETVETLHKEGIKVAVTPTISQLNLYEILDITNHFSQKGIPLWYCLYSFDLSVDANQLFRIGKANDEFIIKDKQAMVKLCDALIEMKKKNDKILMTTRLLKALRSLYAEDKRTWSCRALQNFFIIDHLGRIAGCHSHNFAGSVFDLPKTWNSEKFSALRKTYRECSQCTYLCYIFYSLHGSPYGNLLLAKDQWKNARLLLNKKDAKPEIGK
- a CDS encoding PQQ-binding-like beta-propeller repeat protein — its product is MNFAKNKTKAFATSMFLVLTIAITLFALPIANAHTPAWTIPTYAFLSVSPNPVGVDQTVYITFWLDKVPPTAQGDWGMMWHNMTVTVTKPDGNTEILGPLSSAATGGAWTQYVPTQVGTYKFVGHFPGQTVALENPYPYGMLQNLDFINDTYTASTSNIVEITVQEEPIESSYQASPLPTDYWQRPINSMNREWYSIGGNWLGLGTGAFATSGVYDSNGNFNPYTTAPESAHVLWTKPLAFGGQIGGEFGATDTSVYATGTAYEAKFAPVVLYGILYYTSYPGSTSNPGPLTAVDLRTGRTRWTANVSGSLKCGMVYNFQTGNQYGAHAYLFTASGTTWSMYDAMTGQWILNIANVSLVTGVTSGATSQKLAEGPNGEILSYTIAGGNLIMWNASKCIAAGTPYLGAGYSPRETWRPPQGATIDWKGGIEWSIPVPTNISGVPIAFSPSIGAISDDAVFVTYQSGFMGIPGGSQPGYRIDVGYSAVDGHLLWGPVNRTLPPWTNVFLGPAGKGVFTEFTQQSMTWSGYSIKTGAKLWGPTKPYDNAWGYYGAYGGYTAAQGVIGYGSLYTWTLGGEVYCYDITTGDLKWNWNAGSAMGETPYGSWPFWPTTPATLADNKLYIASSHDYTPPFFKGAKLYCINATSGEELWSTLDFGGTQCNSFPAADGVFVSFNCYDNQIYAYGKGLSATTVSASPKVSVYGGSVLVEGTITDQSPGETCLGIPAAGTPAIADDSMSAWMEYLYQQQAMPTNATGVEITLDALDPNGNFVHIGTVTSDASGLFKKAFVPEVPGEYTIIATFAGSKSYYSSYAETAINVDEAPPATQPPEYPQPIDPTWTIIGGVIAIIIAVAIVGLLILRKK